One Coregonus clupeaformis isolate EN_2021a chromosome 36, ASM2061545v1, whole genome shotgun sequence genomic window, GCTCTCTGGAGGACCCTGCTGCCTGGATTCTGGCCTATCAGCAGGCGACCATCTGCCCTGCTCCCGGCCCTCACACTCCTACAGGCACTCTCTGCATTATTCATGTCattatacacacgcacacacacacacacacacacacactttacaaacacacacactctcagagtCCTCTGCCGTCGGCTCCGGCACTGTAGTATGCCATCTCTGATATGGATACTTCTCCAGTGCCATTGTCTTAACTGAATTTCCCATTTCAAAACAGAGTGAGGCAAGACATGAGAGAGGAGAGCTACCCACCTGTCTATGTGGAGAGACCCTTAATGGATTTCAACACAATACGGCCACAGACTGAAAATGAGCCAAAGTCCTCCAAATCGTATTCTCTGGCTCttattctctgtttgtctgtctctctgtatttacctttctccctgtctatctctctctttcccatcaTCCCCCagtctttccccctctctcatgtACCCCCCCActcctcacacacatacacacacaaagaaatgGGCAAAGAGGCTAATCCTCTCATATTGTTGGGTTGGCTTAATATTGTCTTAGCACACTAAGAGGGACACTgagacagatgtgtgtgtgtgtgggtgataaCACACATTGATATACTCAGAGTATATAACTGTAAGAGATGATAAGATATGTCTAGGGGACCTATGGAGTTGTATGACATTGACCTtgaactaagagagagagagagagagagagagagagagagagagagagagagagagagagagagagagagagagagagagaatgagaaagaaagaaagagagaccgacagagagacagagagaaagaaagtcaGACAGTATAGTCCTGATAGACAGAGAAAGCAATCCTAGATCTGCTATCATACAGAGATAAAACACAATAGaaacaaaaaaacaataaaaactaaaacacacaacaacaacaaaaaacacacagGTAAAACACAATAAACAGGTAAAACACAATAAAAAccaaaacacaataaaataaatataaaaacaggtaaaacacaataaaataaaaaaacacacaataaaaaacaaaacacaagtaaaacacaataaaaacaaaaacacaataaaaacaaaaacaggtaAAACAATGCAATTATTTTCAAAAACACGCATGGTAAAATGAACACAACTATATTTAATGAAATATTATGAGTAATTATTCTTCATACAGCCACTCATCTCTAGTGGTAATACATTCATAGGAAGTTCTTATCTATTATGTTACAGAGTTTTCTTTTAGCTCATGTACacattttctttttctttttttgctcACCTATACCCATTACACTATGAGAGTCCACACGCGTTtcaccacacacaacacagactGACTATGTAATATGGCTCTAGTAGTCTAATAGCACAGATCTCAACAAGGAAGTGACACAATAGGACTGAACTCTGACCCCTTACCTTTGCGATCTGTAATGGAGTGGGACAAAGTTGCCcatagacactgatctaaggtcatttTTGCATGGCCCTCATGGTTAAGGTAAGAATTGGAAGAGGATAAGCTGATCCAAGATATGTGACCATTGGCAACTTCTATCTAGAGTATCTTAAAGAGGACCCTGGAAAGCCTATGTCAACAGTAATGATCCACTTGGCACAAAGCTAAACAATGAGGTATGGTAGGATGAGGATGACAACAGTTTTTTGGTTGGTTTTGAGAAGAGATGTGTACTAGTTAAGGGACATCATAAGCATGCCCCTATGAAACGGACTGGTCATTTGGTAGTAGGGTTTTGACACAGGTCTGCTGGAACAAATAATATTCATCAAACATTATTTCAAAATGTCACGATTCTAAGAGAGGTTTGGTTCAGGTTGAAATTGAGATTACAACATAGTTTTGACAAACCAATGGCAACCCAGTTCCAGTAGAATAAGAGAACTGCACGTAACATAGACATACAACCACACTCAATTGGCAGTATTAGaacaaaagtttaaaaaaatatataagaaaATAAATAGCTACATTACTTCAGTGCAAAAATAATGCCTCATAACATCCCCTCCATCAATACACAAAACAAATAGAAaacaaataaatataaaataaataatgtagacTACATATAAATACATTAATAATATTCTGGCACTGGCTTAAAAGGTTAACACCAAGGACTAAGGCTGTGTCTCTCCCTGGCTCTTATAAGTGAAGGCAAGATACATGCAGACAGAGTATAGGGATGGATACAGACAGTGACAGACTGGTATACATCATCTACACACAAAGGCTTATGTATCACTGTGTAAATACACCATTTTACCCCATATAGAGGCTGACTCTGTTTTGTATTCAGATGTGGTGACAAGTGGTCTGAGCACTTTCACCTTGCAGGATAATAAATGTCTCAATAAGGTTTGTAGAGGATCTTAATCTTatcagcagcatcatcatcatcattaccattacAATCATTATCATCATCTTTGCCATACTAACCACTTCTCCTCCCTTAAAGAGAACCCAATCTAGCCACACTACTTCACTACTTATTCACTACTATTCTCTGCTGCCATTAGACCAGATGAGAGTCCTGCCTCTGTATCCTCTAATATGGCCATGTGTAactgtatctgtgtttgttactgtatctgtatctgtgtctgtatctatgtctgtatctgtatctgtatccgTATCTGTGTCCATATCTGTATCTGTCTACATCTgcatctgtgtctgtatctgtatccttggtgtccacatcaccaacaaactaacatggtccaagcacaccaagacagtcgtgaagagggcacgacaaaacctattccccctaaggagactgaacagatttggcatgggtcctcagatcctcaaaaggttctacagctgcaccatcgagagcatcctgactggttgcatcactgcctggtatcgCAACTGCTCGGCccctgaccgcaaggcactacagagggtagtgcatatggcccattacatcactggggccaagcttcctgccatccaggacctctataccaggcagtgtcagaggaaggccctaaaaattgtcaaagactccagccaccctagtcatagactgttctctctgccactgcacggcaagcggtaccggagcgccaagtctaggtccaagaggcttctaaacagcttctacccacaagccataagactcctgaacatctaatcatggctacccccccccccctccctattttacgctgctgctactctctgtttattatctatgcatagtcacttaatAATCTACTTCTTCATATCTTTCCTGTCCGATTACtctccccctgtatatagcctcgctattgttatttttactgctgctttttaattatttgttacttttatttcgtattattttatattgtatgttTTTGTGTGATTCTTTTGGGGATTCTttcttaaaaatgcattgttgggtaagggcttgtaagcatttcactgtaaggtctacacctgttgtattcggcgcatgtgacaaattacatttgatatgatttgatttgatctgtgcAGGCTCAGCTGTGAACACCCAGCCTGAATGCCTGTACATTGTACGCCACGAAACCAACTCATGACGTACGATGACTCTACAcccccattacacacacacacacacacacacacacacacacacacacacacacactctgacagagAAAtatctgcatacacacacacacagtcacacacagtcacaggcCCCACATgcgtctgctgaatgacaaaCACATATAATGGCCACATCTCACCATCAAACACCACACATCAGCCATGCACTAGAAATAGACCAATTAGAATAGACTGTTTCACTATTCCACATAGCCTACTATTAAATAAGACTAGCAACCAACACTGCGGATTATATTAGTTGTTTCATGCTTAGCACAGAGTGAATTGATGCTTAAAGCAACAATGACCATTCTCTTCCTTCTATTTCTAGATACGATTCATTCTTAAAGGGGGGTGGACACACCAGGTATGTGTGATGAAAACAGAGATGCTGAGCAAAGGCCTAAGTGTTATTTTCATCTATTGCATCTTTGTGCTCTTTCTCTGGCCTCAGGTAGACACATATGCACAGATGCACTGCATCACAATAAACATTAAGACAGGCCAGCGTAGAAACATAGATAACAGATAACCAGCAAGTGTGATTTTCATTGGCACCTATCAGCCATGCGACTCCATGTCTATCTAGTCTATTGTTTCATCCGCTCTCAATGGCTAAATGTACGTACACACAACTAAGGATCTCCAGtagtttcctctcctcctcttcttttctTCATCTGATATGAAAGAATTGGACAAGTGGAAGAAAGTTCCAGTAGACATCCACCATATTTCTTTCACCTATCCAATGTTTTCAGATCTATGCAGATTATAGAGAGGAGACGAGGAAAGGAAGCCGCTTTAGACTTTTGAGATGTCCCCACAATCTACAGTATCTGCAACTCCCCCATAATATCAGACTATTCTAAAAACGATGAGGAAATACTCAACGACCTGACTGCAGATGCAAAGTGTCAGTCTTCTGGGAAGAAATGGATGCATTAGAAGTTCTAAAACAGATCCTAGACCAGCAtaaaggggttagttgggggtCACCAGGGAGTTTGGTCATATTTAACAAGCACTGAGATGTTGTATGGGAGAACCACATATTTTCATTCTATGACATTGGGATCATATATGTAATTAATAGGCTATCTATACTATGTATACTCATATTAAATCAGATTTGGGATCTGATGACGTATTTATATGGAACTGCACTCATCTGCATCTTGTCTGAACAGTGTCTGACATATCAATATAATATCAATACAATGATTCATATTTTGCAAGGACGCAAGTCAGGGGGTCAGTATGTCAAACACACATGGTTGGGACAACGCATCTCATTTGGGggacacaggtaacacacacgcTGTTGCCATGGTAACATCAACTCGACAATGGGAAACCCAGGCGGAGGAGTTTCTCAGCGATGGCGTCATTAACTCCTGATCCTTCTTTTTCTCAACTCTTTTCTCCATCGGTTTATCTTTTCCTCTTTGGCTGTTtttctctctactcctctatcTCTACTCCTTCATCTCTACTCCTCTATCTCTACTCCTCTATCTCTACTCCTCTATCTCTACTCCTCTATCTCTACTCCTCTATCTCTACTCCTCTATCTCTACTCCTTTATCTCTATATTCAGTCTTTCATTTCTTCTAGCCCATTGTGTGTGTAGAATCTCTGAATCCATCACTCATTAGCACAAACAACAACAGCCTCTGGCAACAAGAAATGCCCCCCAGTAGTTATTCCCTGCTCAACAGGTACAGGGCGCTGTgttggggaggggggtggggaggggacGACGACACACGATTCCCCTCCTGGcggtgtgtgtgtcgtgtgtgtgtcatACAGCGATCAACACTTGAGCTGCTCCATCTCGGAGCACTCTGTGTCCATGTCCGAGTCGTATAGCGAGTGGCCCGTGTGGTCACTGTCTGgcgagattgtgtgtgtgtgcgtgggcgtgtgtgtgtgaggagggctGGTCTCATCCTGGAAGGTGTCTGTACGGGAGTAGAGCCCCAGGTCCTGGAGTTTGGACGGGGAGTCATCGTCCTCTGTGGTGTCATCGTAACAGAAATCCTCCAGGTCAATGAACCACTCGGGCCAGAAGCGCCGGCGGATCCTCTCACAGTAAATGGCCAGGTTGATCAGCTCGCCTGGCGCGGATAGGGTGGGTCAAAGGTCAAAACAAAGCCAAAGGTCAACAAGCTAAGCAAGATCAGCTGAGAATGGGTCAAAATGTGGTGTGTTTTATTCAATAAAGATGGAGACTCTTCTAGTCTGATTCCTCCCAAGGTTTCTTCCTCATCACTGTTTTTTTTTAATGattatttttacatttgacaatttgtttttattgtttttcCACAGCACCCcacaaacaacacaacacaaaaacAAAATGGCCACTATACAACACATTCCCCAAGGTGATCAACATATGGTTTTCAAATTTCATCAAACACTTCCggtttttatttaatttgataATATACCAAATCCAACGGAATGTAGCTAGATAGTTCAGTCCTCCACTTTGTTATTGAGGGTAAATATGAGGCCTTCCAATTgatggttatacattttgttttgCAGAAATTAGACCTAGAATACAAAACTTTCTCTGATATTGATCATCAATATTGACATTTCCCAACAGACATAATCGTGGAGATGGACGGATATAAATTCGTAGACACAACGAAATGATAGCACATACATTATCTCAAAAAGGTGTCAGTTTATCAGAAGACCACAGCATATGTAATAGATTTCCTTTCTGCATCTCCAGCAGAGATGTGACATTTCTGGCAGGAGTGTAGTAAGTCCTATGAATTCTCTTAAATTGCTGTAGTTTATGTCTTAGGTTGTAGGAGCAGGTATTTACATTTTCACATATCTGTGAACAACGGTTCTCCTCAATGTCTTCCTTTAGATTTAGAGTTTCAATCATCCTTTCATATAACTTGGCAATCAACTTCTTTGGCATATCAGCTTCTTTCAGTATTTTGTCTATGCTAGATGCCTTAGGTTCATCTAGATTCTGTTGAAGCTATTTAATACGATTTCTGAGTTGTTAGAACTTAAAGAAATCAGCCTTGGATAATCCAAATCTTTCTTGTAATTGATTGAATTACAGTAGAGATCCATCATATTATACATGTTCAAAATTCATGATGACACTTTGGAACCAGGACTTAAAGGTGTTGTCATTAAACACTGGAGGTAAGGTGGGGTTATTCCAAATAGAGGTGCCTGGCGATATTGGTTCTTTGAATTGAGAATCATTGGATTGTCTGTTTTTTTCTTCAATGCCTTGGACCCGAAGTAGTGAATATATTTTAGATCATAAAGTATTACATTTCTGGCCTCGATACTCCTCCATGCACAGGATAGTCTGCTGTCCATTGTTTAAGTGAACCCAGGTGTGCAGCCCAGTAATACATTTTCATATGAGGTAGTCCAAGACCTCCAGCTTTATAGGGTAAGTGTAAAACAGTCAATTTGACTCTTGAGATCTTTCCATTCTAAATAAAGTTGGGAGAGCAGGCCATGTATTTTATTAAGAAGTTGGATGGAATTGAAACTGTCAGGGCCTGGAATACATCAACTTTGATAATATATTCATTTTGATTATGTTGACcctacccaacatagaaatagggaGAGATCTCCATCTCTTAACATCGGATTCAATCTTAccaagtaaaataaaatatttgattTTATATGCCTCCTCCTGATTGCATGGTATCAGTACACCCAGATATGTCATATGTATATTTGTCCATTTCCACTTAAATGTACTTTCTAAGCTTGAGAAGTCATAATTAGAAATTGGCATTATTCAAGCTTTCTCCCAATTCACTTTGAATCCTGATACAGCACCATATGTTTCTAACAGTAGTAAAATAAATGACAGAGAATGTTCTGGTTCAGATAAATAAAGTAAAATGAAATCTGCATACAATGATATAACATGTTGATCTCCATCAATCTCTATGCCCCTGATTGAGCCATGAGTTCTAGTTATTGATGCTAAGGGTTCTgtggtgaaataaaataaataactagACAAAGGTCATCCCTGTCTCGCTGCTTTGGGGGATTTGTACAATAGCTCAATCCAGGAGATAAATACCGGACCAAAACAAAACCTTTTTATGACAGCCACCAAGTATGCCCATTCCACCCTATCAAATGCTTTTTCAGCATATATTGATCCTGCCACTTTTGGAGCGTTCAAGTTCTTGGTATGATGGATTATATTGAAAAAATGGCGGAGATTGTCTGATCTGAGTTTGATCTGAGTGAATCAACTTTTGTATTACTGTTTGTATGGGAAAAGACAATACTTTAGCAATGATTTTGTCATCCACATTCAAGAGTGATATTGGGCAGTAGGATCTGCATGACAATGGATCCTTATCTTTGTGATGATTGCTCTAACTTGCtattttatttcttattttgaACCCCTGTAGGCTCTTTCTGGGGAGTAATGTTAACCATGACAGGCAATGTGGATTGTTGGTGAACTCACCTTTGATGAGTTGCTCTGGCCTTGTGCCCGGCAGGGTCCACATGGCAGGGGCTAGATGGctgaacacagtggcatccaccAAGGACAGCTTAGGACCCATCAGGTACTTCTTATCACCTACCCAGAGAAACATCAAGAATCAGGGGGCGAGAAGAACGTTGTCTGGGACGTGATAAAATGTTGACAGGAAAGTAGTCCACATGGTGTAGTATCCTACTTTCTCCAGAAGAGGACAGAATTGTATAATTTATCTTATTATAAAAAGGCTGTTCcttcaaacacctgaaactgGCCATTGTACTGTAAACCCGAGTAATCTATACAACAATAATGGAACCTACAGCTGGCCTTAGCCCTAGATATGAGATTAACAAGGCTTCTAAGGCTGCAGACTGTACCTTGTGAAATGAGGTGGAGATTATGATCTTTAGGATTATGTGTGATCTTAATGACTATCTACAGTATACTCTCCCTACCGAGCAGGGTGGCCAGCGTTCTCATGTCCTTCTCCATTAGAGTGTAGACCTGCTCCTTGGTGAACCGTCCAATCCCGTGGCCGTACATCTCCCTCTTCACGATGCCGCCAGTCAGGTGACTCAGGATCCACTTGAGTAGGTCACTCAGTGGCCCGCTCACCGCCAGCATCTTCTGGGTCTCCTCCAGGTTGTCCACCCACTGACAGTAAGCTATGGTCCTGTCACACACAGACGTGATGTTCGTTAGGTCAACAGTATCTCAAATCTATACGCTGATAAAGTGTGGTCCCGACGGCACAGTTGGTTCGGAGAATGGTGCTTGAaacaccagggttgtgagttTCAAGGGACAGATGTAATGGTTTGCAACACAATCACATTCACTAGTGTATCATCCTATCCCTCAGTATCAAATAAATGAGGTCTCCCAACAGAGCAGCATCTAGTGGATGTCTTGCTGTAGTGTCAGGAAGTGTCTCACCAGTAGAAGTGTTCCTCCACCATCTTGGTGACAGCCTGGGACACAGCCTTCTCTGGGGGACTGAGGTTCTTGTCGAGGCTCACGCCCAGCTTCTGCTCCAGGAAGTCGATGATGAACTCTGTACCAGACACCTGCTCCTGGTTGTACTCTATCCATGGCATCTTCCCCTGGGGAGACAGCTTCCCATCAAAGTAGTTCTgcatgacagagggagagagagaaaggaaagaggAAGAAGGAATTTCAATGGTCAGTTACTCTGCAATAGAAAATTACACCATGTTACATCAAAATCACTCATTCAAGCACACACCAACCCAAacatcgctctctctgtctctctttctctgtccccccccccctctctctctctctcacacacacacacacacacacctggtaggGCAGGTCCACCATGCGTAGGTAGGTCTCCATCTTGAggcagaagggggagagggaagggacACCACTCTTTGGCCTGGAGAACTGGTGGAGGATGATGGCATCTTTAGAGTTCAGCTCCTGCTCCTTCCTATGGACCAGCCAGAGCAAGGCAGTGTGAGCTCCACATTCTAATCACTCATCCTTATAAATGTTATTGAACACAACTTAAAGTTAGTGCATATATTCATGAAATAtgtgtgggaatcaaaccctcaaCTCCGATGTAGCAAGGCCATCCTCATATTAAATAAGTGCAAATTAAGTCCCAATTCAAATACACTGTACATTATTTAGTATCGCTGGATATCTGGATCCCCTAGTAGGCTATAGTGCACACATGACACTTCCAAGCTTTTACATATATCTGGAGTCGATTATAGGCTAATGATCAAATTGTACTTTGAAAATAATCAAGGAAATGTTCTTAGATCTTATGCATCAATCTCATGTGCAATAGTAGGTCCCGTTTTACAGCTATCTAGCACAGAGAGCTTTGCACAAGACCCATGCTGAAACTTTCCTCGAACAAGGGTGCCATTCCCACAGGGACACTACAATGTCAAAACAATTAGGACACAACCAGGTGAAATACTGTAGCTGATCATATTACACGTTCGTACTGACCAACGTAGTCACAAATAGGGGCCCTATTACCTTGAAAATTAAAAGGATTTGAAACCGGTAGCCTACCTCATAAAGGTGCTGAAACACTAGGATCGCATGTTCTGAAATACTGAGGAGCTGTCCATTTAGCGGTGGTGCTGAAATGCCCACATACCTAAAATAAACTAACGTTTTGATCCAATTATCTATAGAATGCAAAGCACTTCGGTGTAATGGCACATAGGGAAAGTAAACTAGACAATAACTACTTAGAGATCGACTTAAAATGGGTCTATACTTAAAAGAAAGAGCACAGGCTGAGCAAAAAGAAGAGCTATGAGAAAACACACGCAGTGCTAGCCACGTGTAAAAACAAGACAGTCAAAATGCAATTTTATGTAAACAACAAGCTTTAGGCCACAACGCTTCCTATTGGTGTAGTGTGAAGTCAATTCAAATCGAATCCTACATCGATCTCTGTGAGAGTGTGTTTATCTAGCTGAGTAGGCCTTGGGGCTATCGCTGCAGGTAACCCGAGATGTTTTTGTAAGGACCGCAGCGACCTAACTCAATCCCCCCAGACATTATTTCAGGTAAAATCTAGGGATTCTACTGCGAACCTGAAGTTTTATTGGTTACGGATGGTCAATTCCTGTTAGCTAATATCTATTCGGGCCTGGCTTTTCGCTGTATAATTCTCTCACGTGCGAGGTTAGTAAAGGTCATTCTATCACAACCGCAATGTTTGTCTATACTGCAAGACTCTACTCGACAGAAAACAAGAAGACATATTTGGCTTGGGTACAGCAATATAACCAATATCACATGCCCTATCGTCCCATGCCCTTGAGAAATCGTAAATAAATAAGAGTCAACCTTTGCAGCAATGAAAATGATCTTATTGTATTTACAAACAAATATCTCAAATAACAGGCTTCACGCTACATATGAACAAATCAATGGATGGTTTTCATTTGACATCTAGGCCTAATACCCACATCACTCGAATACGAAGAGCCATAACACTCGCGTGATTCAttggtttatttattttctttccatAACGCGACTTAAACATGGAATCTCCTTCAAGCGGACACGGGCCTTTaagctacatccatttttggtaGCCTACCTGATGGCGAGCAGCTCGTGCAGTAGATAGGCAGCGGCGGCAAGCAGAGCGCCCCCGGTCAGATAGAGCGTTTTCCGCCACCACGAGTCCGACCCAAGGAGCGGCATGATCCCGCCGTAGTCCTGCAGAGGGTAGGCGATGATGTACCCATACAACGAGAGCTGCTCATTGGAGCCACACAAGCCGAAGGAGAAGCTCTGGTTCCGTCCAAGATCAACCACACATGAGCGCGTCCAGGCGAACCCGACGCGCCAGTACATTCTCTCTCTCAGTGGCCTCTTTCCGCCTTGCTTTAGCCGGTTTTGGCTTCATCAACGGGGGCTTCATGGGTGCCAAGGGGTCGTTGCGATGCGGGATGCGAGGAAGAAAGGGATAGCGGCCATCTCGCCTGGCGGTTGTCCCGTCCCCGCAGCGGGGCGGTATCCTTCGCAGCGGATCGTCgccgctctgtctctctggcgTGACCATCCTGAAGTCTCGCGAGTATATATTCTGTTTCCCTAcacagattattttttttttttaatttttggattatgtgtgtgttgctaggtattacttcacttttggagctagaaacacaagcattacgcTCGACCTAAGAAaatatctgcaaatctgtgtaccgaccaataaactttgatttgaatcTTTGAGTGAAGTGAAGCAAAACGAGAGCTGGTAGGTCAGGATGGTCTTGCATCAGGCAACAGCTGAATGCCCCTGAAATACAAATAATATAGACATTCAGTAGTGCAAAGAAGAGGGAGCTATAAATGCATCAACCCATTTGGTTACTGCAATATTCTCTTTATTACCACAAAAGATTTTCAAAAAGAAATACAGTTCAAGTAATAGCCTATACTTGATAAACCATACACGTTCATAATGTGTTTCTATAGAGACGGGGTAAACACTTTGATGTGTTTCTATAGAGACGGGGTAAACCCTTAGTAGGCTAAACCCAGTCAGTCAAGTGAACACATTTGAT contains:
- the LOC121552595 gene encoding failed axon connections homolog — translated: MYWRVGFAWTRSCVVDLGRNQSFSFGLCGSNEQLSLYGYIIAYPLQDYGGIMPLLGSDSWWRKTLYLTGGALLAAAAYLLHELLAIRKEQELNSKDAIILHQFSRPKSGVPSLSPFCLKMETYLRMVDLPYQNYFDGKLSPQGKMPWIEYNQEQVSGTEFIIDFLEQKLGVSLDKNLSPPEKAVSQAVTKMVEEHFYWTIAYCQWVDNLEETQKMLAVSGPLSDLLKWILSHLTGGIVKREMYGHGIGRFTKEQVYTLMEKDMRTLATLLGDKKYLMGPKLSLVDATVFSHLAPAMWTLPGTRPEQLIKGELINLAIYCERIRRRFWPEWFIDLEDFCYDDTTEDDDSPSKLQDLGLYSRTDTFQDETSPPHTHTPTHTHTISPDSDHTGHSLYDSDMDTECSEMEQLKC